In a single window of the Serratia quinivorans genome:
- the rpsH gene encoding 30S ribosomal protein S8, with amino-acid sequence MSMQDPIADMLTRIRNGQAANKVAVTMPSSKLKVAIANLLKEEGFIEDFKIEGDTKPVLELVLKYFQGKAVVESIQRISRPGLRIYKKKDALPKVMAGLGIAVISTSKGVMTDRAARQAGLGGEIICYVA; translated from the coding sequence ATGAGCATGCAAGATCCGATCGCGGATATGCTGACCCGTATCCGTAACGGTCAAGCCGCGAACAAAGTTGCGGTCACCATGCCTTCCTCCAAGCTGAAAGTGGCAATTGCCAACCTGCTGAAGGAAGAAGGTTTTATTGAAGATTTCAAAATCGAAGGCGACACCAAGCCTGTTCTGGAACTGGTACTGAAGTACTTCCAGGGCAAGGCAGTGGTAGAAAGCATTCAACGAATTAGCCGTCCTGGTCTGCGCATCTACAAGAAAAAAGATGCACTGCCAAAAGTTATGGCTGGTTTGGGTATTGCTGTTATTTCTACCTCTAAAGGTGTTATGACCGATCGTGCAGCTCGCCAAGCAGGTCTTGGTGGCGAGATTATCTGCTACGTAGCTTAA
- the rplF gene encoding 50S ribosomal protein L6 → MSRVAKAPVVIPAGVEVKLNGQVISIKGKNGELTRTVHNAVEVKQEANALTFAPREGFANAWAQAGTTRALLNAMVVGVTEGFTKKLQLVGVGYRAAVKGNVVNLALGFSHPVDHQLPAGITAECPSQTEIVLKGADKQVIGQVAADLRAYRRPEPYKGKGVRYADEVVRTKEAKKK, encoded by the coding sequence ATGTCTCGTGTTGCAAAAGCACCCGTCGTCATTCCTGCCGGCGTAGAGGTAAAACTCAACGGTCAGGTTATTTCGATTAAGGGTAAGAACGGCGAGCTGACTCGTACTGTCCACAACGCCGTTGAAGTGAAGCAAGAAGCTAACGCACTGACTTTCGCCCCGCGCGAAGGTTTTGCTAACGCATGGGCCCAAGCGGGTACTACGCGCGCTCTGCTGAACGCAATGGTTGTTGGTGTTACCGAAGGCTTCACCAAGAAGCTTCAACTGGTAGGTGTTGGTTATCGTGCTGCTGTTAAAGGCAACGTGGTGAATTTAGCCTTAGGCTTCTCTCACCCGGTCGATCACCAGCTGCCAGCAGGTATTACTGCTGAATGCCCAAGCCAAACTGAAATCGTGCTGAAAGGCGCTGATAAGCAGGTTATTGGCCAGGTTGCTGCAGATCTGCGTGCCTACCGCCGTCCTGAGCCTTACAAAGGCAAGGGTGTCCGTTACGCCGACGAAGTCGTGCGTACCAAAGAGGCTAAGAAGAAGTAA
- the rplR gene encoding 50S ribosomal protein L18, producing MDKKSARIRRATRARRKIKELGATRLVVHRTPRHIYAQVIAPNGSEVLVAASTLEKAVTEQLKYSGNKDAAAAVGKALAERALEKGISKVSFDRSGFQYHGRVQALADAAREAGLQF from the coding sequence ATGGATAAGAAATCTGCTCGTATCCGTCGTGCGACCCGCGCACGCCGTAAGATCAAAGAACTGGGTGCAACCCGCCTGGTGGTACATCGTACCCCGCGTCACATTTACGCACAGGTAATTGCTCCAAATGGTTCTGAAGTACTGGTAGCTGCTTCTACTTTAGAAAAAGCTGTCACAGAGCAATTGAAGTATTCCGGTAACAAAGACGCAGCAGCAGCCGTAGGTAAAGCTCTGGCTGAGCGCGCGTTGGAAAAAGGGATCTCTAAAGTATCCTTTGACCGTTCCGGTTTCCAATATCATGGTCGAGTCCAGGCACTGGCAGATGCTGCCCGTGAAGCTGGCCTTCAGTTCTAA
- the rpsE gene encoding 30S ribosomal protein S5 → MAHIEKQAGELQEKLIAVNRVSKTVKGGRIFSFTALTVVGDGNGRVGFGYGKAREVPAAIQKAMEKARRAMINVALNSGTLQHPVKGAHTGSRVFMQPASEGTGIIAGGAMRAVLEVAGVHNVLAKAYGSTNPINVVRATIAALEDMKSPEMVAAKRGKSVEEILGK, encoded by the coding sequence ATGGCTCACATCGAAAAACAAGCTGGCGAACTGCAGGAAAAGCTGATCGCGGTAAACCGCGTATCTAAAACCGTAAAAGGTGGCCGTATTTTCAGCTTTACCGCACTGACAGTAGTTGGTGATGGTAACGGTCGCGTTGGTTTTGGCTACGGCAAAGCACGCGAAGTTCCGGCAGCGATCCAGAAAGCGATGGAAAAAGCCCGTCGCGCTATGATTAATGTTGCTTTGAATAGCGGTACTCTGCAGCACCCTGTTAAAGGTGCTCACACGGGTTCTCGCGTGTTCATGCAACCAGCTTCCGAAGGTACCGGTATCATCGCCGGTGGTGCAATGCGCGCCGTCCTGGAAGTTGCAGGGGTTCATAACGTATTAGCTAAAGCATATGGTTCTACTAACCCGATCAACGTGGTTCGTGCAACTATTGCTGCTTTGGAAGATATGAAATCCCCAGAAATGGTCGCTGCCAAGCGTGGTAAGTCCGTCGAAGAAATTCTAGGGAAATAA
- the rpmD gene encoding 50S ribosomal protein L30: MAKTIKVTQTKSSIGRLPKHKATLLGLGLRRIGHTVEREDTPAVRGMVNLVSYMVKVEE; this comes from the coding sequence ATGGCAAAGACTATTAAAGTAACTCAAACAAAAAGCAGCATCGGCCGTTTGCCAAAGCACAAGGCAACCTTGCTCGGTTTAGGTCTGCGTCGTATTGGTCATACTGTAGAGCGTGAGGATACTCCTGCTGTACGTGGTATGGTCAACTTGGTTTCCTACATGGTTAAGGTTGAGGAGTAA
- the rplO gene encoding 50S ribosomal protein L15, whose translation MRLNTLSPAEGAKHAPKRVGRGIGSGLGKTAGRGHKGQNSRSGGGVRRGFEGGQMPLYRRLPKFGFTSRKAMITAEVRLSELALVEGDVIDLNTLKAANVVGVQIEFAKVMLSGEIARPVTLRGLRVTKGARAAIEAAGGKIEE comes from the coding sequence ATGCGTTTAAATACTCTGTCTCCGGCTGAAGGTGCCAAGCATGCGCCTAAGCGTGTAGGTCGTGGTATTGGTTCTGGCCTGGGTAAAACCGCTGGTCGTGGTCACAAAGGTCAGAACTCACGTTCTGGCGGTGGCGTACGTCGTGGTTTTGAAGGTGGTCAGATGCCTTTATATCGTCGTTTGCCGAAATTCGGCTTCACCTCTCGCAAAGCTATGATCACGGCAGAAGTTCGTCTGTCTGAACTGGCTCTTGTTGAAGGCGACGTAATCGACCTGAACACGCTGAAAGCCGCTAACGTTGTTGGTGTCCAGATCGAATTCGCGAAAGTTATGCTTTCTGGCGAAATCGCTCGTCCGGTTACCCTGCGTGGTCTGCGTGTCACCAAAGGCGCTCGTGCTGCTATCGAAGCTGCTGGCGGTAAAATTGAGGAATAA
- the secY gene encoding preprotein translocase subunit SecY, whose amino-acid sequence MAKQPGLDFQSAKGGLGELKRRLLFVIGALIVFRIGSFIPIPGIDATVLAKLLEQQRGTIIEMFNMFSGGALSRASIFALGIMPYISASIIIQLLTVVHPALAEIKKEGEAGRRKISQYTRYGTLVLAIFQSIGIATGLPNMPGMQGLVLNPGFAFYFTAVVSLVTGTMFLMWLGEQITERGIGNGISIIIFAGIVAGLPPAVAHTIEQARQGDLHFLLLLLVAVLVFAVTFFVVFIERGQRRIVVNYAKRQQGRRVYAAQSTHLPLKVNMAGVIPAIFASSIILFPATIASWFGGGTGWNWLTTISLYLQPGQPLYVLLYASAIIFFCFFYTALVFNPRETADNLKKSGAFVPGIRPGEQTAKYIDKVMTRLTLVGAMYITFICLIPEFMRDAMKVPFYFGGTSLLIVVVVIMDFMAQVQTLMMSSQYESALKKANLKGYNR is encoded by the coding sequence ATGGCTAAGCAACCAGGATTAGATTTTCAAAGTGCTAAAGGCGGGCTCGGCGAGCTGAAGCGCAGACTTTTGTTTGTAATCGGCGCGCTGATTGTCTTCCGTATCGGCTCTTTTATTCCGATTCCTGGTATCGATGCCACTGTGCTTGCCAAATTGCTCGAGCAGCAGAGAGGCACTATCATTGAAATGTTTAACATGTTCTCTGGTGGTGCCCTCAGCCGTGCTTCTATCTTTGCCCTGGGGATCATGCCGTATATTTCGGCGTCGATCATTATCCAGCTGTTAACGGTGGTTCATCCAGCGTTAGCAGAAATCAAGAAAGAAGGGGAGGCTGGCCGTCGCAAGATTAGTCAGTACACCCGTTACGGTACGCTGGTGTTGGCTATATTCCAGTCGATCGGTATTGCTACCGGTTTGCCGAATATGCCTGGTATGCAAGGTCTGGTGTTAAATCCAGGCTTTGCGTTCTACTTTACTGCAGTAGTGAGCTTGGTTACCGGGACAATGTTCCTGATGTGGCTGGGTGAACAGATTACTGAACGTGGTATCGGTAACGGTATCTCGATCATTATCTTTGCAGGCATTGTAGCGGGACTCCCGCCGGCTGTGGCCCATACTATCGAACAAGCCCGGCAAGGCGACCTGCACTTCCTCCTGTTGCTGTTGGTTGCAGTATTGGTGTTTGCAGTAACCTTCTTCGTTGTTTTCATCGAACGTGGTCAACGTCGTATCGTCGTTAACTATGCGAAACGTCAACAAGGTCGTCGTGTTTATGCAGCACAGAGCACACACTTACCGTTGAAAGTGAACATGGCAGGGGTTATCCCGGCAATCTTCGCTTCCAGCATTATTCTGTTCCCTGCCACGATTGCATCATGGTTTGGGGGCGGTACCGGTTGGAACTGGCTGACAACGATTTCGCTGTATTTGCAGCCAGGGCAACCGCTTTATGTGTTACTCTATGCGTCTGCAATCATCTTCTTCTGTTTCTTTTACACGGCGTTGGTTTTCAACCCGCGTGAGACAGCAGATAACCTGAAGAAGTCCGGTGCCTTCGTACCAGGAATTCGTCCGGGAGAGCAAACGGCGAAGTATATCGATAAAGTAATGACGCGTTTAACCCTGGTGGGCGCGATGTACATTACTTTCATCTGCCTGATCCCGGAGTTCATGCGTGATGCAATGAAAGTACCATTCTACTTTGGTGGTACCTCGCTACTGATCGTGGTTGTCGTCATCATGGACTTTATGGCTCAAGTGCAAACTCTGATGATGTCAAGTCAGTACGAGTCTGCATTGAAGAAAGCAAACCTGAAAGGCTATAACCGCTAA
- the rpmJ gene encoding Ribosomal protein B, with protein sequence MKVRASVKKLCRNCKIVKRNGVVRVICSAEPKHKQRQG encoded by the coding sequence ATGAAAGTTCGTGCTTCCGTCAAGAAATTATGTCGTAACTGCAAAATCGTTAAGCGTAACGGTGTCGTTCGTGTGATTTGCAGCGCCGAGCCGAAGCATAAACAGCGTCAAGGCTGA
- the rpsK gene encoding 30S ribosomal protein S11 has protein sequence MAKAPVRTRKRVRKQVSDGVAHVHASFNNTIVTITDRQGNALGWATAGGSGFRGSRKSTPFAAQVAAERCADAVKEYGIKNLEVMVKGPGPGRESTIRALNAAGFRITNITDVTPIPHNGCRPPKKRRV, from the coding sequence ATGGCAAAGGCACCTGTTCGTACACGTAAGCGTGTAAGAAAACAAGTCTCTGACGGCGTGGCTCATGTCCATGCGTCTTTCAACAACACCATTGTGACTATTACCGATCGTCAGGGTAATGCATTGGGTTGGGCAACTGCCGGTGGTTCTGGTTTCCGTGGTTCTCGTAAGTCAACTCCGTTTGCAGCTCAGGTTGCAGCCGAACGTTGTGCTGACGCAGTAAAAGAATACGGTATCAAGAATCTGGAAGTTATGGTTAAGGGACCGGGTCCAGGCCGCGAATCAACTATTCGTGCTCTGAACGCCGCTGGTTTCCGCATCACTAATATTACTGATGTGACTCCTATCCCTCACAACGGTTGTCGTCCGCCGAAAAAGCGCCGCGTATAA
- the rpsD gene encoding 30S ribosomal protein S4 — protein sequence MARYLGPKLKLSRREGTDLFLKSGVRAIDTKCKIEQPPGQHGARKPRLSDYGVQLREKQKVRRMYGVLERQFRNYYKEAARLKGNTGANLLQLLEGRLDNVVYRMGFGATRSESRQLVSHKAIMVNGRVVNIASYQVSPNDVVSIREKAKKQSRVKASLELAEQREKPTWLEVDAAKMEGVFKRMPERTDLSADINEHLIVELYSK from the coding sequence ATGGCAAGATATTTGGGTCCTAAGCTCAAGCTTAGCCGCCGTGAGGGCACAGACTTGTTCCTGAAGTCTGGCGTTCGCGCGATCGATACCAAGTGTAAAATTGAGCAACCGCCTGGTCAACACGGTGCGCGTAAACCGCGTCTGTCTGACTATGGTGTACAGTTACGTGAGAAGCAAAAAGTTCGCCGTATGTACGGTGTTCTGGAGCGTCAATTCCGTAACTATTACAAAGAAGCAGCACGCCTGAAGGGCAACACCGGTGCAAACCTGTTGCAACTGCTGGAAGGTCGTTTGGACAACGTTGTTTACCGTATGGGCTTCGGCGCTACTCGTTCAGAGTCACGTCAGTTGGTTAGCCACAAAGCAATTATGGTAAATGGTCGCGTTGTTAACATCGCTTCTTATCAGGTATCTCCGAATGACGTAGTCAGCATCCGCGAGAAGGCTAAAAAGCAATCTCGTGTTAAAGCTTCTCTGGAGCTGGCTGAGCAGCGTGAAAAGCCGACCTGGCTTGAAGTTGATGCTGCTAAGATGGAAGGCGTGTTCAAGCGTATGCCTGAACGTACCGATCTGTCTGCGGACATTAACGAACACCTGATCGTCGAGCTTTACTCCAAGTAA
- the rpoA gene encoding DNA-directed RNA polymerase subunit alpha, which produces MQGSVTEFLKPRLVDIEQVSSTHAKVTLEPLERGFGHTLGNALRRILLSSMPGCAVTEVEIDGVLHEYSTKEGVQEDILEILLNLKGLAVRVQGKDEVILTLNKSGIGPVTAADITHDGDVEIVKPQHVICHLTDENAAISMRIKVQRGRGYVPASARIHSEEDERPIGRLLVDACYSPVERIAYNVEAARVEQRTDLDKLVIEMETNGTIDPEEAIRRAATILAEQLEAFVDLRDVRQPEVKEEKPEFDPILLRPVDDLELTVRSANCLKAEAIHYIGDLVQRTEVELLKTPNLGKKSLTEIKDVLASRGLSLGMRLENWPPASIADE; this is translated from the coding sequence ATGCAGGGTTCTGTGACAGAGTTTCTAAAACCGCGCCTGGTAGATATCGAGCAAGTCAGTTCGACGCACGCCAAGGTGACCCTTGAGCCGTTAGAGCGTGGCTTTGGCCATACTCTCGGCAATGCACTGCGCCGTATTCTGCTTTCGTCTATGCCGGGTTGCGCGGTGACCGAGGTTGAGATTGATGGTGTACTGCATGAGTACAGCACCAAAGAAGGCGTACAGGAAGATATCCTGGAGATCCTGCTCAACCTGAAAGGGCTGGCGGTGAGAGTTCAAGGGAAAGATGAAGTTATCCTTACCCTGAATAAATCTGGCATTGGCCCTGTGACCGCTGCCGACATTACCCATGATGGTGATGTCGAAATCGTCAAGCCTCAGCACGTGATCTGCCACCTGACCGATGAAAACGCTGCTATCAGCATGCGTATCAAAGTTCAACGTGGTCGTGGTTATGTGCCGGCTTCTGCCCGAATTCATTCGGAAGAAGATGAGCGCCCGATCGGTCGTCTGTTGGTTGACGCCTGCTATAGCCCTGTAGAGCGTATTGCCTACAATGTTGAAGCAGCGCGTGTAGAACAGCGTACTGACCTGGACAAGCTGGTCATCGAAATGGAAACCAATGGCACGATCGATCCTGAAGAGGCGATCCGCCGTGCGGCTACCATCCTGGCTGAACAACTTGAAGCTTTTGTTGACTTACGTGATGTTCGTCAACCAGAAGTTAAAGAAGAGAAACCAGAATTCGATCCGATTCTGCTGCGCCCTGTTGACGATCTGGAATTGACTGTCCGCTCTGCTAACTGCCTTAAGGCAGAAGCTATCCACTACATCGGTGATCTGGTACAGCGTACCGAGGTTGAGTTGCTGAAAACGCCGAACCTGGGTAAAAAATCTCTTACTGAGATTAAAGACGTGCTGGCCTCCCGTGGACTGTCACTGGGCATGCGCCTGGAAAACTGGCCACCGGCAAGCATTGCTGACGAGTAA
- the rplQ gene encoding 50S ribosomal protein L17 encodes MRHRKSGRQLNRNSSHRQAMFRNMAGSLVRHEIIKTTLPKAKELRRVVEPLITLAKTDSVANRRLAFARTRDNEIVAKLFNELGPRFASRAGGYTRILKCGFRAGDNAPMAYIELVDRAESQAEVATAE; translated from the coding sequence ATGCGCCATCGTAAGAGTGGTCGTCAACTGAACCGTAACAGCAGCCATCGCCAGGCTATGTTCCGTAACATGGCCGGCTCTTTGGTTCGTCATGAGATCATCAAGACGACCTTGCCAAAAGCAAAAGAGCTGCGTCGCGTTGTTGAGCCGCTGATTACTCTTGCCAAGACCGACAGCGTAGCTAATCGTCGTCTGGCATTCGCCCGTACTCGTGATAACGAGATCGTGGCAAAACTGTTTAACGAGCTAGGCCCGCGTTTCGCGAGCCGTGCCGGTGGTTACACTCGCATTCTGAAGTGTGGCTTCCGCGCAGGCGACAACGCGCCGATGGCATACATCGAGCTGGTTGATCGTGCTGAGTCTCAAGCAGAAGTAGCAACTGCAGAGTAA
- the zntR gene encoding Zn(II)-responsive regulator of zntA — translation MLKIGQLAKLADVTPDTVRYYEKQGMMDHNIRTEGGYRLYSQQDLQRLRFIRYAKQLGFTLETIAELLSIRVDPVHHTCRESKSIVDARLSEVENKLKELTRMRESLKRLSDACCGSAHTSNYCSILEALEQGASDEKAKKDA, via the coding sequence ATGCTTAAAATTGGCCAACTGGCAAAGCTTGCTGACGTGACCCCTGACACCGTGCGTTACTACGAGAAGCAGGGAATGATGGATCATAACATCCGTACCGAGGGCGGTTATCGGTTGTATAGCCAGCAAGACTTGCAGCGGTTACGTTTTATCCGTTATGCCAAACAACTCGGTTTTACATTGGAAACCATTGCTGAACTATTATCTATCCGGGTTGACCCTGTACATCATACCTGTCGGGAGTCGAAGTCGATCGTCGATGCACGGCTCAGTGAAGTAGAGAATAAGCTTAAAGAGCTGACCCGGATGCGTGAGTCGCTAAAGCGCCTCAGCGATGCTTGCTGCGGTAGCGCGCATACCAGCAATTATTGCTCGATTTTGGAAGCGCTAGAACAGGGTGCCAGTGATGAAAAGGCAAAAAAAGACGCCTGA
- the arfA_2 gene encoding Alternative ribosome-rescue factor A, with protein sequence MTKYRHTKGQIQDNAIEALLHDPLFRQRIEKNTKGKGSYRRKDKHAKGGNWEASGKLSKDNLPLAFWF encoded by the coding sequence ATGACTAAATACCGTCATACCAAAGGCCAGATACAGGACAATGCCATTGAGGCTCTGTTGCACGATCCGTTATTCCGCCAAAGGATTGAGAAAAATACCAAAGGGAAAGGCAGCTACCGGCGTAAAGACAAACACGCAAAAGGCGGTAACTGGGAGGCCAGTGGTAAACTATCAAAGGATAATTTACCACTGGCCTTCTGGTTTTAA
- the mscL gene encoding Large-conductance mechanosensitive channel, producing the protein MSMMKEFREFAMRGNVVDLAVGVIIGAAFGKIVSSFVADIIMPPLGLLIGGVDFKQFHLVLREAQGAVPAVVMNYGSFIQTIFDFVIVAFAIFLAIKLMNKVRRKQEEAPAAPPAPTAEEKLLTEIRDLLSQQQQPKL; encoded by the coding sequence ATGAGTATGATGAAAGAGTTCCGCGAATTTGCCATGCGTGGCAACGTGGTTGATTTGGCAGTGGGTGTAATTATTGGTGCGGCGTTTGGTAAGATCGTATCGTCTTTCGTTGCAGATATCATCATGCCACCGCTAGGGTTGCTGATCGGTGGTGTTGATTTCAAACAATTCCACCTGGTATTACGCGAAGCTCAAGGCGCGGTTCCTGCAGTAGTGATGAACTACGGTTCATTCATCCAAACCATTTTCGATTTCGTGATTGTTGCCTTCGCTATTTTCCTGGCAATTAAATTAATGAATAAAGTACGCCGTAAACAGGAAGAAGCGCCGGCAGCGCCGCCTGCGCCAACTGCAGAAGAAAAATTGCTGACTGAAATTCGCGATTTACTGAGCCAACAGCAACAGCCAAAACTATAA
- the trkA gene encoding Trk system potassium uptake protein trkA, producing the protein MKIIILGAGQVGGTLAENLVGENNDITVVDTDSGRLRQLQDKFDLRVVQGYGSHPRVLREAGAEDADMLVAVTNSDETNMIACQIAYSLFNTPNRIARIRAPEYIRESEKLFHPEAVPIDHLISPEQLVIDYIYKLIEYPGALQVVNFAEGKVSIAAVKAYYGGPLVGNALSSMREHMPHIDTRVAAIFRQDRPIRPQGSTIIEAGDEVFFVAASQHIRAVMSELQRLEKPYKRIMIVGGGNVGAGLAQRLEKSYNVKLIERNQQRAAELAEQLHDTIVFYGDASDQELLAEEHVDQVDVFIAITNDDEANIMSAMLAKRMGAKKVMVLIQRRAYVDLVQGSVIDIAISPQQATISALLGHVRKADIVSVSSLRRGVAEAIEAIAHGDESTSKVVGRTVENIKLPPGTTIGAIVRGDDVIIANGNSKIEQGDHVIMFITDKKFVPDVERLFQPSPFFL; encoded by the coding sequence ATGAAAATAATTATTCTTGGCGCGGGTCAGGTTGGCGGGACACTGGCAGAAAACCTGGTGGGTGAAAATAACGATATTACCGTCGTGGATACCGATTCCGGCCGCCTGCGTCAGTTACAGGATAAGTTCGACCTGCGGGTCGTTCAGGGCTACGGCTCTCATCCACGTGTACTCCGGGAAGCGGGGGCGGAAGATGCCGATATGCTGGTTGCCGTCACTAATTCGGACGAAACCAACATGATTGCCTGTCAGATTGCCTACTCACTGTTTAATACACCTAACCGAATCGCCCGTATCCGTGCGCCAGAATATATCCGCGAGTCAGAGAAGCTGTTTCACCCTGAAGCGGTACCCATCGACCACCTGATCTCACCAGAACAGCTGGTTATCGACTACATCTATAAATTGATTGAGTATCCAGGTGCGCTGCAGGTGGTCAACTTTGCAGAGGGCAAGGTCAGCATTGCCGCGGTAAAAGCCTACTACGGCGGGCCGTTGGTGGGTAATGCCTTGTCTTCAATGCGCGAGCATATGCCGCATATTGATACTCGCGTCGCCGCTATCTTCCGTCAGGATCGACCGATTCGTCCGCAGGGCTCCACCATTATCGAGGCTGGCGATGAAGTGTTCTTTGTAGCTGCATCACAGCATATCCGTGCGGTAATGAGTGAGTTGCAACGACTGGAAAAGCCCTATAAACGCATCATGATTGTTGGCGGTGGCAACGTCGGCGCAGGCCTAGCGCAAAGGTTGGAGAAATCTTACAACGTGAAGCTGATTGAACGTAATCAGCAACGTGCCGCAGAGCTGGCCGAACAACTGCATGACACCATCGTATTTTATGGCGATGCTTCTGACCAGGAGCTGCTGGCAGAAGAACATGTTGATCAGGTGGATGTTTTTATCGCCATCACCAACGATGACGAAGCAAATATCATGTCCGCCATGCTCGCCAAACGTATGGGGGCCAAAAAGGTAATGGTGCTGATTCAGCGTCGAGCCTATGTTGATCTGGTACAAGGCAGCGTCATCGACATTGCAATTTCTCCGCAACAAGCCACCATTTCAGCGCTGTTGGGCCACGTGCGGAAAGCAGATATCGTTAGCGTTTCCTCACTCCGTCGCGGCGTCGCGGAAGCCATCGAAGCCATTGCGCACGGCGACGAAAGTACTTCAAAAGTGGTCGGCCGCACCGTTGAAAATATTAAATTGCCGCCAGGTACTACTATTGGCGCCATTGTGCGCGGTGATGACGTTATTATTGCCAACGGTAACAGCAAAATCGAACAGGGCGATCACGTCATTATGTTTATAACCGATAAAAAGTTCGTTCCTGACGTTGAACGGCTGTTCCAGCCAAGTCCTTTCTTCCTGTAG
- the rsmB gene encoding Ribosomal RNA small subunit methyltransferase B yields MKNNYNLRSIAAIAIGQVLDQGQSLSTVLPSLQKTISDKDRALLQELCFGTLRVLPQLEWCIQQLMAKPMTGKQRTLHYLLMVGLYQLLYTRIPAHAVLAETVEGAVALKRPQLKGLINGVLRQFQRQQEELLQRAANNDSRYLHPSWLLKRIQQAYPAQWEQIIDANNQKPPMWLRVNRLHHTREDYLQLMEQAGIAAEPHAEYRDAVRLLAPCAVTDLPGFADGWVTVQDASAQGCVDLLDPQDGEQILDLCAAPGGKTTHILEAAPKAHVMAVDIDEQRLKRVKENLQRLRLHAEVKQGDGRTPQQWCGDKQFDRILLDAPCSATGVIRRHPDIKWLRRDSDIAELAALQAEIIEAIWPHLKSGGVMVYATCSILPAENAEQVSAFLQRHADARLVETGNQQQPGRQNLPHPEDGDGFFYAKLIKM; encoded by the coding sequence ATGAAAAACAATTACAATCTCCGCAGCATCGCAGCCATTGCCATCGGTCAGGTGTTGGATCAGGGCCAGTCACTCAGTACTGTCCTGCCGTCACTGCAAAAAACCATTTCTGACAAGGATCGTGCTCTGCTGCAGGAACTGTGCTTTGGCACCCTGCGCGTCCTGCCACAGTTGGAATGGTGTATTCAACAATTAATGGCCAAGCCAATGACTGGCAAGCAGCGCACGCTGCACTATTTGTTGATGGTCGGCTTATACCAACTGCTGTATACCCGTATCCCCGCTCATGCGGTGCTGGCGGAAACCGTAGAAGGCGCAGTAGCGCTGAAACGCCCGCAGCTTAAGGGCCTGATCAACGGCGTATTGCGCCAGTTCCAACGCCAGCAAGAAGAATTACTGCAACGCGCTGCCAATAATGACAGCCGCTATTTGCACCCGAGCTGGCTGTTGAAACGTATCCAGCAGGCCTATCCCGCACAGTGGGAGCAGATCATCGATGCCAATAATCAGAAGCCGCCAATGTGGCTGCGCGTCAACCGTTTGCATCATACTCGCGAAGACTACTTACAGTTGATGGAACAGGCGGGCATTGCCGCGGAACCTCATGCCGAATATCGCGATGCGGTACGTTTGCTGGCACCCTGCGCCGTTACCGACCTGCCAGGCTTTGCCGACGGCTGGGTCACCGTGCAGGATGCCTCCGCGCAGGGCTGTGTCGATCTGCTGGATCCGCAAGACGGGGAACAGATCCTCGATTTGTGTGCGGCTCCCGGTGGAAAAACTACCCATATTTTAGAGGCGGCTCCCAAAGCCCATGTGATGGCCGTCGATATCGATGAACAGCGCCTGAAGCGAGTCAAAGAAAACCTGCAACGTCTGCGTTTACACGCCGAAGTAAAGCAAGGCGATGGCCGCACTCCGCAACAATGGTGCGGCGACAAGCAATTCGATCGCATTTTGCTGGATGCTCCTTGCTCTGCCACCGGTGTGATCCGCCGTCACCCAGATATTAAATGGTTGCGACGCGACAGTGATATCGCTGAACTGGCCGCGCTGCAGGCCGAGATTATTGAGGCCATCTGGCCGCATCTCAAAAGCGGAGGAGTGATGGTGTATGCCACCTGCTCCATCTTGCCGGCTGAAAATGCTGAGCAGGTTAGCGCCTTCCTCCAGCGTCATGCCGATGCCCGTCTGGTTGAGACCGGCAACCAGCAGCAGCCTGGCCGACAGAATCTTCCGCATCCAGAGGATGGGGATGGCTTCTTTTACGCTAAGCTGATTAAAATGTAG